From a region of the Desulfovibrio oxyclinae DSM 11498 genome:
- the dtd gene encoding D-aminoacyl-tRNA deacylase: protein MRLVIQRVTDARVTVGGDNVGEIGKGLMVLAGFGREDGEELPGSPVWKKIIDKLVNLRIFTDDAGKFNLSLTDVGGDLLLVSQFTLYADCRKGRRPSFTGACPPELADRLFERFVDDVRPVAPGRVETGVFGEEMFLDFTNWGPVTITLDSDEL from the coding sequence ATGCGGCTCGTGATTCAGCGCGTCACGGACGCCAGGGTGACCGTCGGGGGGGATAACGTCGGAGAGATCGGCAAGGGGCTTATGGTGCTGGCCGGGTTCGGCCGCGAGGACGGGGAAGAGCTCCCCGGGAGCCCTGTCTGGAAGAAGATTATAGACAAACTGGTCAACCTGCGAATTTTCACGGATGATGCGGGCAAGTTCAACCTGAGTCTGACGGACGTGGGCGGCGATCTGCTGCTGGTCTCCCAGTTCACGCTGTACGCCGACTGCCGCAAGGGACGGCGCCCGTCCTTTACCGGGGCGTGCCCGCCGGAGCTGGCTGACCGGCTGTTCGAGCGGTTTGTGGACGATGTGCGTCCTGTCGCGCCCGGAAGGGTGGAGACCGGTGTGTTCGGCGAGGAAATGTTTCTCGATTTCACCAACTGGGGCCCGGTGACCATTACGCTCGATTCCGACGAACTATAG
- a CDS encoding nucleotide pyrophosphohydrolase, which produces MKDDSLKDITRAMREFVERRGWQEFQTPKNLAMALCGEAGELAAELQWLDGEASRDPLPEKRERVAAEMADVLLYLVRMADELDIDLAAAALAKCEANERKYPEKMVRGDLRLRDEYEE; this is translated from the coding sequence ATGAAAGACGATTCACTCAAGGACATAACCCGCGCCATGCGGGAATTCGTGGAGCGGCGGGGCTGGCAGGAATTCCAGACGCCCAAGAATCTGGCCATGGCTCTGTGCGGCGAAGCCGGGGAGCTGGCCGCCGAGCTGCAGTGGCTGGACGGCGAAGCCAGCCGCGACCCGCTGCCGGAAAAGCGCGAGCGCGTTGCCGCCGAGATGGCCGACGTGCTGCTCTATCTGGTGCGCATGGCGGATGAACTGGACATAGATCTCGCCGCGGCCGCACTGGCCAAGTGCGAGGCCAACGAACGCAAATATCCCGAAAAAATGGTGCGGGGCGACCTGCGCCTGCGGGACGAATACGAGGAGTAA
- the cls gene encoding cardiolipin synthase: MLLVLVGIFWTTVEVLGIWTAIRAVRDTRTSQGAIAWALFLVTTPLLGVPLYWVFGRSKFNGYVEAMRAAREDYMAMTEGVDRMPSLPCPTDREDSDQARCVFEQIATITYMGGNELELLVDGSPTFGAIFDAIEQAEQYVLVQFFIVHDDGLGGRMKELLCRKAREGVLVRFLYDEVGCHATPREYWDELRRAGVRVHPFLTTRGRGNRFQLNFRNHRKIVVVDGHTAFVGGHNVGDEYIGMQPSIGRWRDTHLRCSGPAVLGVELSYAKDWYWATGKVLHLTWEPPEKRGDAEVLAVGTSPADDWESCSLMFVRAINAAQKRIWIASPYFVPDSAVSKALQLAALRGVDVRLLIPRKPDHKIVWLAGFAALKELHMDNIRVYRYRDGFLHQKVFLCDDWLAGVGTANLDNRSFRLNFEITMLVEDKSFCADVESMFRKDFENCVETGPAEYDRTHTAFKILVKVARLLSPIL, translated from the coding sequence ATGCTTCTGGTTCTGGTCGGTATTTTCTGGACCACGGTGGAGGTGCTCGGCATCTGGACGGCCATACGCGCCGTGCGTGATACCCGCACCTCTCAGGGGGCCATTGCCTGGGCATTGTTTCTGGTTACCACCCCGCTTCTGGGCGTTCCGCTCTACTGGGTCTTCGGACGCAGCAAATTCAACGGCTACGTCGAGGCCATGCGCGCAGCTCGCGAGGACTACATGGCCATGACCGAGGGCGTGGACCGGATGCCCAGCCTGCCCTGTCCCACGGACCGCGAGGATTCCGATCAGGCTCGCTGCGTCTTCGAACAGATCGCCACCATCACCTACATGGGCGGCAACGAACTCGAACTGCTCGTGGACGGCAGCCCGACCTTCGGCGCCATCTTCGACGCCATCGAGCAGGCGGAGCAGTATGTGCTCGTCCAGTTCTTCATCGTCCACGACGACGGGCTCGGCGGACGCATGAAGGAACTCCTGTGCCGCAAGGCCAGAGAAGGCGTGCTGGTTCGCTTTCTGTACGACGAAGTGGGCTGCCACGCCACGCCCAGAGAGTACTGGGACGAGCTGCGGCGCGCCGGAGTACGCGTGCACCCCTTCCTGACCACGCGAGGCAGGGGCAACCGCTTCCAGCTGAATTTCCGCAATCACCGCAAGATCGTGGTGGTGGACGGCCATACGGCCTTTGTGGGCGGACACAACGTCGGAGACGAGTATATCGGGATGCAGCCCTCCATCGGCCGCTGGCGGGACACGCATCTGCGCTGCTCCGGACCGGCGGTGCTCGGGGTGGAACTGAGTTACGCCAAGGACTGGTACTGGGCCACCGGCAAGGTTCTGCATCTCACGTGGGAGCCGCCCGAAAAGCGCGGCGACGCCGAGGTGCTGGCGGTCGGCACCAGCCCGGCGGACGACTGGGAATCGTGTTCGCTCATGTTTGTGCGGGCTATCAACGCGGCCCAGAAACGCATCTGGATCGCCAGCCCGTACTTCGTGCCGGATTCGGCGGTATCCAAGGCGCTTCAGCTCGCGGCCCTGCGCGGCGTGGACGTGCGACTGCTCATCCCGCGCAAGCCTGATCACAAGATCGTCTGGTTGGCGGGCTTCGCGGCGCTCAAAGAGTTGCACATGGATAACATCCGCGTTTACCGCTACCGCGACGGATTTCTGCATCAGAAGGTTTTTCTATGCGACGACTGGCTGGCCGGAGTCGGCACGGCCAATCTGGACAACCGCTCCTTCCGCCTGAACTTCGAAATAACCATGCTGGTGGAGGACAAGAGTTTTTGCGCGGACGTGGAATCCATGTTCCGCAAGGACTTCGAGAACTGCGTCGAGACCGGCCCGGCCGAGTACGATCGCACGCACACCGCCTTCAAAATTCTTGTGAAAGTGGCGCGCCTGCTTTCGCCCATCCTTTAG
- a CDS encoding DUF554 domain-containing protein codes for MIPVGSVVNAAAIVIGSLIGCMLHSRFPERIRTIVFQGLGLCVLLIGFQMAFKAQNILVVLFSILLGGIIGELVRLDTLFERLGNAVKKRIGSANPKFTEGLVSASLIFCIGALAIVGSIEEGIRNNPTVLYTKSILDGFASIALASSFGSGVLFSAIPVLLYQGGITIGAGYVESYLSPLIIDQLSATGGLLIAGIGIILLEIKDIRIANLLPSLALVPILTWVAGMLPSL; via the coding sequence ATGATACCAGTCGGATCTGTCGTCAACGCCGCGGCCATCGTCATCGGGTCGCTCATAGGATGCATGCTGCACAGCAGGTTCCCTGAGCGCATCAGAACCATTGTTTTTCAGGGCCTTGGCCTGTGCGTGCTGCTCATCGGGTTCCAGATGGCCTTCAAGGCGCAGAACATTCTGGTGGTGCTGTTCAGCATCCTGCTCGGCGGCATCATCGGCGAGCTCGTGCGTCTCGACACGCTGTTCGAGCGTCTCGGAAACGCCGTCAAAAAGCGCATCGGGTCGGCCAATCCCAAGTTTACGGAAGGGCTGGTTTCGGCTTCTCTCATCTTCTGCATCGGCGCGCTGGCCATCGTCGGGTCCATTGAGGAAGGCATCCGCAATAATCCGACCGTGCTTTACACCAAGTCCATTCTGGACGGGTTCGCCAGCATTGCGCTCGCCTCATCCTTCGGCTCCGGCGTGCTTTTTTCGGCAATCCCCGTGTTGCTGTATCAGGGTGGCATTACCATCGGCGCCGGCTACGTGGAAAGCTACCTCTCGCCGCTGATCATCGATCAGCTTTCTGCCACAGGCGGGCTGCTTATCGCGGGCATCGGCATCATCCTGTTGGAAATCAAGGACATCCGCATAGCGAACCTGCTGCCGTCGCTGGCGCTGGTTCCGATCCTGACGTGGGTCGCGGGGATGCTCCCCTCGCTGTAG
- a CDS encoding PEP-CTERM sorting domain-containing protein, which yields MKRFVLMCFVAIFTLTAHAANAEVLTFDDPDLSSWYTDRFEPSVFETAVFDGDNRLHIGIDGADQQDNSFYNYQGKKRDFNVPVGSYSINADLFVDSAWGDSNVGIWGTTYDNFGEVSGYPIVAWRSGSEIDDGFYAFDYIVGGWLDMVAPNDTGRWYDITMKYTGTSMDYYINDALALSFADDTQNGLLGNIILNSYNFGESYDVYWDNVGVAPVPEPSTFLLMGLPLLGLIGFRKKLFRQE from the coding sequence ATGAAACGTTTTGTCCTGATGTGCTTCGTTGCCATCTTCACCCTGACGGCTCACGCCGCTAACGCAGAAGTTCTCACTTTTGATGATCCCGATCTTTCCAGCTGGTATACCGACCGCTTCGAGCCTTCGGTTTTTGAAACCGCCGTATTCGACGGGGACAACCGTCTGCACATCGGCATCGACGGCGCCGACCAGCAGGACAACAGCTTTTACAACTACCAAGGCAAAAAGCGCGACTTCAACGTGCCCGTCGGTTCCTATTCCATCAACGCCGATCTTTTCGTGGACTCCGCATGGGGCGACTCCAACGTCGGCATTTGGGGCACCACTTATGACAATTTCGGTGAAGTTTCCGGTTACCCCATCGTGGCATGGCGTTCCGGCAGTGAAATTGATGACGGCTTCTACGCTTTCGACTACATCGTCGGTGGCTGGCTCGACATGGTCGCTCCGAACGACACCGGACGCTGGTACGACATTACCATGAAGTACACCGGCACGAGCATGGACTATTACATCAACGACGCGCTCGCCCTCTCCTTTGCCGACGATACCCAGAACGGACTGCTCGGCAACATCATCCTGAACTCGTACAACTTTGGCGAGTCCTACGATGTCTACTGGGACAACGTTGGCGTAGCTCCGGTTCCCGAGCCCTCCACCTTCCTGCTGATGGGACTGCCCCTGCTCGGCCTCATCGGCTTCAGGAAAAAGCTCTTCCGTCAGGAATAG
- the queD gene encoding 6-carboxytetrahydropterin synthase QueD yields the protein MGKGIWTLSVTRDFSSSHQLRNYGGKCERMHGHNFGVEVSVEGERLDEKVQYLMDFKELKNLTDDVLGELDHRHLNELEAFRDLNPSSENIAMHIYKQLSPRLPEHVRLASVSVSEKESSKATYREV from the coding sequence ATGGGCAAAGGCATCTGGACCCTGAGCGTGACACGGGATTTTTCTTCCTCCCATCAGCTCAGGAACTACGGCGGCAAGTGCGAGCGGATGCACGGCCACAACTTCGGCGTGGAAGTCAGCGTCGAAGGCGAGCGGCTGGACGAAAAGGTCCAGTATCTCATGGATTTCAAGGAGCTCAAGAATCTTACGGATGACGTGCTGGGCGAGCTGGATCACCGCCATCTCAATGAACTTGAGGCCTTTCGGGACCTGAACCCGTCCTCGGAAAATATCGCCATGCACATCTACAAACAGCTCTCGCCGCGTCTGCCGGAGCACGTGCGGCTGGCCTCGGTCTCGGTTTCCGAAAAGGAATCTTCCAAGGCGACCTACCGGGAGGTGTAG